A window of Ictalurus furcatus strain D&B chromosome 4, Billie_1.0, whole genome shotgun sequence genomic DNA:
ctaatgagcagccagaggtgacggtggtgagggaaaactccctgagacgatatgaggaagaaacctcgagaggaaccagactcagaaggaacccgtcctcatctgggtgacaccggatagtgcgattataaataaatacaccccttctgtaaatgtgctaatactacatgctgaaatagtgcagttgtgtaagcaggaaattcattacagtttctacaggaagtctgttgtgttgaacttctccactggtcactgatggagactccagtgcagaactgtttgtggtgaTTGTAGTgttaaactgaactgaactgaaaactgaactgaggtccaaagcaTCTTCATGGTTTCAGAGATAATCGCCAGGATCCTCTGGTACATGACGTAAGAAGTGtctgtgttttggtttctgttatCTGTGTAACTGTTCTGAGTTACAGGATGTGATATTATATCTGCTGCTTCAGCTGCAAAATAAGAACAAAACATCTTTTAATTATTAACGAGGTCAGTGAGTCAGAAAATGGTGCATGTTGGCAGATTGTGTACAGACTATGAACCTCTTCTTCTGTCTGATTTTCTAGCACCAAAACATTACACTGTTATTATTAAAGACTCGGACAGAGGTTTTATCTACAGGACGCGATGTCCTTTCTGAATACGTTTCTTGATGCAGATGGAAATTTTCCTCCTGTTTTGATCTCTTCAGCtgagaaatattttatattttgactAAATAATTTTTGCTCTGTGACTTGTGGGGTCTGGGAGTGGTTCACAGTGGGGTCTCGGGCTTTGGTACAGTGTCGGAGCGGTCCACGGTGGTGTCTCGGGCTTTAGAAAGGTCTGGGAGTGGTTCACAGTGGGGTCTCTGGGTTTAGAGAGGTCCAGGAGCGGTCCACGGTGGTGTCTCGGGCTTTAGAAAGGTCTGGGAGTGGTTCACAGTGGGGTCTCTGGGTTTAGCGAGGTCCGGGAGCGGTCCACGGTGGTGTCTCGGGCTTTAGAAAGGTCTGGGAGTGGTTCACAGTGGGGTCTCTGGGTTTAGCGAGGTCCGGGAGCGGTCCACGGTGGGGTCTCGGGTCTCAGcgctctctgtatgtctgtgtggaATGTGCTCGATGTTGCTTTAGTGTTTCCGTCGTGTCAAACACAATCTACTGCATCGGCTTTAACGCCGATGTCAAAACACTGGGGTTTAAATACTGATCCCTTTTATCTGCTCCTATTCACTCGGGCTGCTCCGCTTCACTGCAGCTTCCTGAGCACGAGCTTTAAACTTTCTCACGGTTTTGGGGAATTATGAGCAGAGAAATAGGCTACAATTGTGTTTAACCTTTATATAATAAAGAGAAGTTCACTTTTATTAATATAACTGGAGAGTGTTTTAGTCCATGTGACTTCACCTCATCACACGCCTGCTGTgtacaccttttttttaaatttctgtttCCTTAAACATGGGGGTGGAGTTGATATTTGTAGAGGTGGGATTATGCTATGATGGGGTGTGGTTTTGTTCCGATGGGGCAGGGTTTAGTTCCTGTCAGATGCACTTATGATTACGTGGGGTGGGGTTAAGATAAATTCTGATGGGGCGGTCTTAAGCTCCAGCAGGCGTGGTTAAGCTCTGATGGGGTGGGGTTAAATTCTGGTGAAGCGCAGTTAATTTCGCATTGGGTGGGGTTAAGCTTGGGTGTGGCTGATGGGGCCAGTGGGGTGGGTTAACTTCTGATGGGTGGGGTTAAACTGTGGGCCCTAAGTTTCGGTGGGGTTAAGTTCCTTTTGGGGCAGAGATAATCTCTGCCAAATGTATCGTTGCCAGAATAATTTTAGATATACATTTAGATATTTTAATAGAATTTTAAAGCCAAAaccaaaaaataatataatgtattaaaCCTTTAGGAAATAGAAAATAGAACCGAAATATTTTCCTGAGATTAATGTTTGAAACTTCACCTTTAATTCTAGTTGAAGTTTATAACTACATGTTGATGTTTGTGAAATTAATACCCTTTACAGTTGCACTGCTTTAAAATGAAAGGGCGGGTGTGATTTGTTATTGCTGAACagtgattttgtgtttttatgaactGTTTATCTTTAAGTCTCTGGAGGTttaatgagagagggagagaattcCCTCACATGATAGTGATTAGGAGCAGACGCATGAGAGATTCTGATCTATATGGGAATGTatttcacacacagagagagagagagagagagagagagagagagagagagagaggagttgTTGTGGAGCTGCAGGAGTGGATGAGGTGACTGTGGTAAATCCTGAGGAAAATTAACAGACTTTCTGGAGAATTTTCAGGGAATCCTGCTGCAGTGAAGTTGTGAGATTTTTAAACactcagacagagagacacagagagagagagagagagaaagctagagagagagagagagagacagacagacagacagagagacagagagagagagagagagagagagctatcaCTCTGAGAAAACCACAACCTgctggagagaggagaaggagagagagagagaggagaaacagCATTAAAAGGTTAGTATCTTCGTACCTTAAAgtatttatctgtttgtttgtttgtttgtttgtttgtgtttagtttTGAGTGGTTTGCTCGTGATGGTTTAATTAACTGATCCTCCTGTAACTCAGTCTCGGGTCAGAGATATTTCTATAACTGGAATATCTtcatattattttgtatttaattagagattttttttgcaCGTGACTAAACAACCGGTAACACTTCAGTGACTTTCtacagtttatttatgtatttatttatttactgatgaAGAGTCTGGAATCagggggttttgttttgtttttttgttttttgatcgATTTGATTTGatagatattaaataaatttaacgGTAATCactaagaaatgtgtttatgacCACTAACAAATATATACCccgcctttttttaaaattaactgTAATATGTGCTGAAGAATATTCAATATTCTTCTCCAGCTTTATAGTTATCATTGCaacatagtttattttatattattttattttatattagaaATCATGACAGGTTTATTTTCCGTCCTCCAACAGGGGGCGCTGTGAGCCACATTAAAAGTGTGTCAGTGAATTCCACTGGGATTAAAAAACAGAGCCACAGATCCAGGTCGTTGTCTATAATGTTTAGAGATTAAAGTttataaaatgagaaaaagaaaacaataaagaagTAAACATGTGCTGCGATagtagaaaagaaagaaaacagacgAGCTCTGGGTGTGAGATGCTGAgatgagaaaataaatgtaatgtgctatggtgtgcatgtgtgtatgcgtgctgTAGGTGTGTGATGGACGGGTCAGCGTTGTGGGTGGAGCCTCTGCACAGGTGCATGCTGGTCCTGACGAGTGCGCTCCTGCTGTGTGAGGTCATCGCTGGACGTCTCTGTAACTCCCTCATTAACATGGTGGACAGCTTCCACACCCTCTACGTCCTCATTGGCCTGATAATCTCCACACGAGGTGCTGAGGAGAACCCCAGTGTCTCTGCAGAACCCAGAACAACAGAACCACAGAACGCGTCGTGTCCCGACTCCGGCGCTGAGGAGAACCGCACCTCTCCACTCTCTGGTGGATGTCGGTACTCTCGGTTCCGCGTGCAGCCGGTCGGAGGTCTGATCTCAGCCCTGCTGCTCTGCTCACTGTGTGTGTCCTTCAGCTTCGATATCCTCAGCCACACCCTGCAGCCACACCCCATACAGCGCCCTCTACTGGCCACGGCTGTAGGTGCAGTCAGTCTGATGTTTAATCTTCTGCTGCTGGTGTGGAGGAGACTGAGAAGACCAGATGCAGGAGTTAAAGAACTCGGAAAAGGAGACACAGAAACTCCTTTAACTCCAGCAGGTAtgattttttacatgattttattCTGTGTCTTTGTAAAGACTTTTTGAACATGTTAAACGCCTCCTCTACAAGGTTCTCCTCACGATGGTGTGCTGATGTTCTGTAACCCCGGAGTGTCCAGCGTTCTCCATCCAGACTCTCAGGATCACACCATCCATCCCCAGcccaactccatttcccatgaTTCCACTCGCACAGAAACAGTCGGAGAGTCtcagagcagcagcagctcagGCCATGCAGGTGAGAAACGTTCCTCAAACACCACCACATAAACTGTCCAACTCTTCCACTCAGATTACAGTGTGCTGGTTATAAATCAGTGCAAACTGATAAGTGTGAGATTTTTATTAATCATTCTGGATTGGTTTAGAAGTGTTAAACATGGgcaaaaaaaagatgaacatgcagtcaggtccataaatatttggacgtTGACAAAGTTAGCGTTGTTATTTTATCCGTCTGGAACAGAACACTGGAGCTGAAATGACATCCAGATCATGTTGGGGGAAATGTGTAGAACTGTGAGGTGTACAGGGCGAGATTACCTGCTCACATTCAGACACATGCTTCAGTACGTCACACTGCACATAGACAACCATCTGAAGTTCACTTGGAAAACAACCCAAGATTTATTGAAGGTAAAGAAG
This region includes:
- the LOC128606345 gene encoding zinc transporter 10 isoform X2, which codes for MDGSALWVEPLHRCMLVLTSALLLCEVIAGRLCNSLINMVDSFHTLYVLIGLIISTRGAEENPSVSAEPRTTEPQNASCPDSGAEENRTSPLSGGCRYSRFRVQPVGGLISALLLCSLCVSFSFDILSHTLQPHPIQRPLLATAVGAVSLMFNLLLLVWRRLRRPDAGVKELGKGDTETPLTPAGSPHDGVLMFCNPGVSSVLHPDSQDHTIHPQPNSISHDSTRTETVGESQSSSSSGHAGQRCDVSKCIRTITAVFHSLLGSSLVLLNGLLHLLCVRFQWSCDVIVYLDPGFSMLTVLVLIAVVVPELWRHVLLLLQASPSGLCMEELTVEIGRVPGVLAVHELHVWQLSETCVVASVHVHWPSGLSALECSELLINITEVLRRFGVKRWTVQPEFLTFHPEDAALRPDCTLRCGTACVRNMCCLPPEERFSSTSVHVHDKKQDVIIQNTHL
- the LOC128606345 gene encoding zinc transporter 10 isoform X1, translating into MDGSALWVEPLHRCMLVLTSALLLCEVIAGRLCNSLINMVDSFHTLYVLIGLIISTRGAEENPSVSAEPRTTEPQNASCPDSGAEENRTSPLSGGCRYSRFRVQPVGGLISALLLCSLCVSFSFDILSHTLQPHPIQRPLLATAVGAVSLMFNLLLLVWRRLRRPDAGVKELGKGDTETPLTPAGSPHDGVLMFCNPGVSSVLHPDSQDHTIHPQPNSISHDSTRTETVGESQSSSSSGHAAGQRCDVSKCIRTITAVFHSLLGSSLVLLNGLLHLLCVRFQWSCDVIVYLDPGFSMLTVLVLIAVVVPELWRHVLLLLQASPSGLCMEELTVEIGRVPGVLAVHELHVWQLSETCVVASVHVHWPSGLSALECSELLINITEVLRRFGVKRWTVQPEFLTFHPEDAALRPDCTLRCGTACVRNMCCLPPEERFSSTSVHVHDKKQDVIIQNTHL